The Methylomarinum vadi genome has a window encoding:
- a CDS encoding pyruvate synthase, whose protein sequence is MTRQLMTGNAAAAWGARLAAVDYVPAFPITPQTEIIETLAAWFDDGSMQGRMTVLESEHSMVTAAGAAAATGVRVFTATSSQGLLHAMEMIYTVAGWRVPFVLVNVSRGLSAPITLEPDHNDVLAARDSGFLQLHCSTCQEVLDSVLIAYRLAEHSQVRLPIIVNQDGFYLSFTREPVQLPDPKQARAFVGDFDMGGLGFRAGMPESQAVAVLGGSPYSYFRYECHLAMQQALNAYDEIAGEFEQRFGRYHGVVEAFLTDNADYLFVMMGCFATKAKHAVLQLRKAGVKIGLLRPRLFRPLPEWRIRDICRGKKAVAVIDQNLSLGKGGVLHAELTSVLYGQSDMPAIVASFIGGLGGRDISQEEFFHIAEILQDAAISGQTPAPRLLYTQTEFREFKKLQAIAVYERHESKEQPT, encoded by the coding sequence ATGACCCGCCAGTTGATGACAGGTAACGCCGCCGCGGCCTGGGGTGCGCGGCTGGCCGCGGTCGATTATGTGCCGGCCTTTCCGATCACGCCGCAGACCGAAATCATCGAAACGCTGGCCGCCTGGTTCGACGACGGTTCGATGCAGGGGCGCATGACGGTGCTGGAATCGGAGCATTCGATGGTGACCGCAGCCGGGGCTGCCGCCGCGACGGGGGTCAGGGTATTCACGGCGACTTCCAGCCAGGGCTTGTTGCACGCGATGGAAATGATCTACACGGTGGCTGGCTGGCGGGTGCCGTTCGTGCTGGTCAATGTTTCGCGTGGACTGAGTGCGCCGATCACGCTGGAGCCGGACCATAACGACGTGCTGGCGGCGCGCGACAGCGGGTTCCTGCAGTTGCATTGCAGCACCTGCCAAGAGGTATTGGACAGTGTGTTGATCGCCTATCGCCTGGCCGAACATAGCCAGGTCAGGCTGCCGATCATTGTCAACCAGGACGGTTTCTATCTGTCCTTCACCCGCGAGCCGGTGCAGTTGCCCGACCCCAAACAGGCCAGGGCCTTCGTCGGCGACTTCGACATGGGCGGGCTCGGCTTTCGCGCCGGCATGCCGGAAAGCCAGGCCGTCGCGGTGCTCGGCGGTTCGCCGTATTCCTATTTTCGTTACGAATGCCATCTGGCCATGCAGCAGGCCTTGAATGCCTACGATGAAATCGCGGGCGAGTTCGAGCAACGCTTCGGCCGCTATCACGGCGTGGTCGAAGCTTTCCTGACCGATAATGCCGACTATTTGTTCGTGATGATGGGCTGTTTCGCCACTAAGGCCAAACATGCGGTGCTGCAACTGCGCAAAGCGGGCGTCAAAATTGGCCTGTTGCGGCCGCGCTTGTTCAGGCCGTTGCCGGAATGGCGCATCAGGGACATCTGCCGCGGCAAAAAAGCGGTGGCGGTGATCGATCAGAATCTGTCGCTGGGCAAGGGCGGCGTGTTGCATGCCGAACTGACCTCGGTCTTGTATGGCCAAAGCGATATGCCAGCCATCGTCGCCAGTTTCATCGGCGGTCTGGGCGGGCGCGACATATCCCAGGAGGAATTCTTCCATATCGCCGAAATCCTTCAGGATGCGGCGATCAGCGGGCAAACGCCGGCGCCGCGTCTGCTCTATACGCAGACCGAGTTCAGAGAATTCAAGAAATTGCAGGCCATAGCCGTTTACGAACGACACGAGTCCAAGGAGCAGCCGACATGA
- a CDS encoding 2-oxoacid:acceptor oxidoreductase family protein: MFTIRFHGRGGQGMKTAGHMLGNAFFLAGYEVQDAPRYGAERRGAPMTAYVRADKQQILSRGIIRDPGLVVVADDSLVPIASAGVMRGLSENTVLLLVTRETEATWRQRLNINGPIKLLPPPTSDLPLASAACAGAAASLCGVIEAEQLGEAIRQELTGREQALIDKNIAAALEAYTLFAADRGIVPQREGADAEDYVKPDWIDLPLETAELSAPVIHRPQTSVKVRTGLWRTRRPVIDAERCNQCWWVCSSSCPDSAINIIDNRPVIDYEHCKGCMICVAQCPAHAIESIPEAEAQQEEKS; encoded by the coding sequence ATGTTCACGATTCGCTTTCACGGTCGCGGCGGGCAGGGCATGAAGACGGCCGGCCATATGCTCGGCAACGCCTTTTTCCTGGCCGGCTACGAGGTTCAGGACGCGCCGCGTTACGGCGCAGAACGGCGCGGCGCGCCGATGACGGCCTATGTTCGGGCCGATAAACAACAGATTCTCTCCCGCGGTATCATTCGCGATCCCGGTTTGGTCGTCGTCGCAGATGACAGCCTGGTGCCGATAGCGTCCGCCGGCGTCATGAGGGGTCTTAGCGAAAACACGGTACTGTTGCTGGTGACTCGGGAAACGGAAGCGACCTGGCGGCAACGGTTAAATATCAACGGCCCGATCAAATTGCTGCCGCCGCCGACCAGCGATCTGCCTTTGGCGAGCGCTGCCTGCGCCGGCGCCGCCGCCAGCTTATGCGGCGTGATCGAAGCCGAACAGCTTGGCGAGGCGATCAGACAGGAACTGACCGGACGGGAACAGGCGCTGATCGATAAGAATATTGCCGCCGCGTTGGAGGCCTACACGTTATTCGCAGCCGACCGCGGCATCGTACCGCAGCGCGAGGGCGCTGACGCGGAGGATTATGTTAAGCCCGATTGGATCGATCTGCCGCTGGAAACGGCGGAGCTGTCGGCGCCGGTGATCCATAGGCCGCAAACTAGCGTCAAGGTCCGCACCGGCTTGTGGCGAACGCGCCGCCCGGTCATTGATGCCGAGCGCTGCAATCAATGCTGGTGGGTGTGCAGCAGCAGTTGTCCGGACAGCGCGATCAATATCATCGATAACCGGCCGGTGATCGATTATGAACATTGCAAGGGTTGCATGATCTGCGTCGCGCAATGTCCGGCCCATGCCATCGAAAGCATTCCCGAGGCGGAAGCGCAACAGGAGGAAAAGTCATGA
- a CDS encoding Glu/Leu/Phe/Val family dehydrogenase produces MDNMFGFADELGPAKIIHVYEPAIGLKGILVIDNVARGPSIGGLRIAPDVSANECFRLARAMTLKNAAADLPHGGGKMVIYGDPKMPLQQKQQIVRAAADSLRNEEDYIFGPDMGTNEECMAWVRDEIGRSVGLPEELGGIPLDQLGATGWGLMHATEVALQHLDFDLTEARVAIQGFGSVGKHSARYLHDKGARIVAVNDSRGTVYNQQGLDIEALFELKKLGKSVADFSGGKTLERDAIIAIDCDIWIPAARPDVIHEGNVQQMRTKLIVQGANIPVTEGAEKYLYEHGVLCVPDFIANAGGVICAAMEYKGATEHAAMTTIAEKVAGNTRKVLEISANDGIQPREAAVKMATDRVKKAMALRRWSLFSTAPHFL; encoded by the coding sequence ATGGATAATATGTTTGGATTTGCTGATGAGTTGGGACCGGCGAAAATAATTCATGTTTATGAACCGGCCATCGGCTTGAAAGGGATACTGGTGATCGACAACGTCGCCCGCGGGCCGTCGATCGGCGGTCTGCGCATCGCGCCCGATGTCAGCGCCAATGAATGCTTTCGCCTGGCTCGGGCGATGACGTTGAAAAATGCCGCGGCGGATCTGCCGCACGGCGGCGGCAAGATGGTCATTTACGGCGATCCGAAAATGCCGCTACAGCAAAAACAGCAAATCGTACGCGCCGCCGCCGATTCGTTGCGCAACGAGGAAGATTATATTTTCGGCCCCGACATGGGGACCAACGAAGAATGCATGGCCTGGGTCAGGGACGAAATCGGTCGGTCGGTGGGACTGCCGGAGGAATTGGGCGGCATTCCGCTCGATCAGCTCGGCGCGACCGGCTGGGGCTTGATGCACGCCACCGAAGTGGCCTTGCAGCATTTGGACTTCGATCTGACTGAAGCGCGGGTAGCGATCCAGGGGTTCGGTTCGGTCGGGAAGCACAGTGCGCGCTATTTGCATGACAAGGGTGCCAGGATTGTCGCCGTCAACGATAGCCGGGGAACCGTTTACAATCAACAGGGTTTGGATATCGAGGCCTTGTTCGAATTGAAAAAGTTGGGAAAAAGCGTCGCTGACTTCAGCGGCGGCAAAACATTGGAACGGGATGCGATTATCGCCATCGATTGCGATATCTGGATTCCGGCCGCACGGCCCGATGTGATCCATGAAGGCAATGTGCAACAGATGAGGACCAAACTGATCGTGCAGGGCGCCAATATTCCCGTTACCGAAGGGGCGGAAAAGTATTTATACGAACATGGCGTGTTGTGCGTGCCGGATTTCATCGCCAACGCCGGCGGGGTGATCTGCGCGGCGATGGAATACAAGGGGGCGACGGAGCATGCGGCCATGACGACCATCGCCGAGAAGGTTGCCGGAAATACCCGCAAGGTATTGGAAATCTCCGCTAACGATGGCATTCAACCCCGCGAGGCGGCGGTCAAGATGGCCACCGACCGGGTCAAGAAGGCGATGGCGCTGCGGCGCTGGTCGTTGTTTTCCACCGCTCCCCATTTCCTCTGA
- a CDS encoding DMT family transporter → MNNIRILLSYLCVTLLWATTPLAIKWSAEGAGFIAGAALRMAIGTLCVFLMLIFSRQRLPWHRFALLTYLGVAVQIFGAMMAVYWSSRFIPSGWVSVIFGLTPFMTALLAAFFQQEQSLGWGKLFSYLLGIGGLALMFSSAIDLNVAAIQGMCGVLFGAFLHSLSAVWIKQIDAKLPAMVQVGGGLLLAMPLYLGSWYVYDDVQLPSDMTLRSLIAIVYLGVIATSVGFALYYFVLTHLPATTVALITIIAPVLALLLGFAVNDEELTAKVAAGASLILTALLVHQFVERRRRKEQLRSV, encoded by the coding sequence TTGAACAATATTCGCATTCTCCTCTCCTACCTCTGCGTTACCCTGCTGTGGGCCACGACACCGCTGGCCATTAAATGGAGCGCCGAAGGCGCGGGATTTATTGCCGGCGCCGCTTTGCGCATGGCGATCGGGACTTTATGCGTATTTCTCATGCTGATATTTTCGCGCCAGCGCCTGCCCTGGCATCGCTTTGCGCTGCTGACTTACCTGGGCGTCGCGGTGCAGATTTTCGGCGCGATGATGGCGGTTTATTGGTCCTCCCGTTTCATCCCCTCCGGTTGGGTTTCGGTTATATTCGGGCTGACGCCATTCATGACCGCGCTGTTGGCGGCATTTTTTCAACAGGAACAAAGTCTGGGTTGGGGGAAATTATTTTCTTACTTGCTCGGCATCGGCGGGCTGGCCTTGATGTTCAGTTCGGCCATCGATCTCAACGTCGCCGCCATTCAAGGCATGTGCGGCGTCTTGTTTGGCGCCTTTCTACATTCGCTCAGCGCCGTCTGGATCAAGCAGATCGACGCCAAATTGCCAGCCATGGTTCAGGTCGGCGGAGGCTTGTTGCTGGCGATGCCTTTGTATCTTGGCAGTTGGTATGTTTATGACGATGTGCAATTACCGTCGGATATGACGCTACGCAGCCTGATAGCCATCGTTTATTTAGGTGTGATCGCGACTAGCGTCGGCTTTGCCCTGTATTATTTCGTCCTGACCCACCTGCCGGCCACGACGGTAGCATTGATTACGATTATTGCTCCGGTTTTGGCATTATTATTGGGCTTTGCGGTCAACGACGAGGAATTGACCGCAAAGGTCGCCGCCGGCGCTTCGCTAATACTGACGGCTTTGTTGGTACATCAGTTTGTCGAACGCCGGCGGCGAAAGGAACAATTAAGAAGCGTGTAA
- the galU gene encoding UTP--glucose-1-phosphate uridylyltransferase GalU encodes MNKKITKAVFPVAGLGTRFLPATKASPKEMLPIVDKPLIQYAVEEAIAAGIDTMIFITGRNKRAIPDHFDKSYELEMELEQAGKTEMLKMIRNILPSHVSCVFIRQPEALGLGHAVLCAKPVINDEPFAVILADDLIEDSTRGCMAQMTELFKREHRSILGVERVDPAETHKYGIIETEEVETRIGRLQSIVEKPAPEDAPSNLAVVGRYILTPAIFNKIENTGRGTGGEIQLTDAIADLMADETVMSYEFEGNRYDCGSKLGYLIATVEHALLHKDLKDDFEAYLKDLSKKL; translated from the coding sequence ATGAATAAGAAAATTACCAAAGCTGTTTTTCCGGTAGCCGGATTAGGGACCCGCTTTCTGCCCGCAACAAAGGCCAGCCCCAAAGAAATGCTTCCGATCGTCGATAAGCCCTTAATTCAATATGCGGTCGAAGAGGCGATAGCGGCTGGCATCGATACGATGATCTTTATCACCGGGCGCAACAAACGGGCCATTCCCGACCATTTCGATAAGTCCTATGAGTTGGAGATGGAGCTAGAGCAAGCCGGTAAGACGGAAATGTTGAAAATGATCCGTAACATCCTGCCGTCCCATGTCTCTTGTGTCTTCATTCGCCAGCCGGAGGCTTTGGGCCTGGGACATGCCGTACTCTGCGCCAAACCGGTCATTAACGATGAACCTTTCGCGGTTATCCTGGCCGATGACTTGATCGAGGATTCGACCCGTGGCTGCATGGCGCAAATGACGGAGCTGTTCAAACGCGAGCATCGCAGTATCCTCGGGGTGGAGAGGGTCGATCCGGCCGAGACCCATAAATACGGGATTATCGAAACGGAAGAAGTCGAAACTAGAATCGGACGGTTGCAATCCATCGTCGAAAAACCGGCCCCGGAAGATGCTCCTTCCAACCTAGCGGTCGTGGGCCGTTATATATTGACCCCGGCAATTTTCAACAAGATCGAAAATACCGGCCGCGGCACCGGCGGCGAGATCCAGTTGACCGATGCCATCGCCGATTTGATGGCCGATGAAACCGTCATGTCCTATGAGTTTGAAGGTAACCGTTACGATTGTGGCTCCAAACTAGGTTATTTGATCGCCACCGTCGAACATGCCCTGTTGCATAAAGATTTGAAGGACGATTTCGAGGCTTACTTGAAGGACTTGTCGAAAAAACTGTAA
- a CDS encoding aminotransferase class V-fold PLP-dependent enzyme, with the protein MQRHPEFPLEQGLIYLNHAAVAPWPKRTAQAVTAFAEQNVVHGSQFYPRWLQKERELRQQLQQLLNAPSTEDIALVKNTSEALSFVAYGLPWRAGDNIVSSNEEFPSNRIPWQSLSDQGVEFREADLNPCTEPEDALFALVDHHTRLITISSIQFASGLRLDLNKIGEFCKQRNILFCIDAIQSLGCVQFDVQACQADFVMADGHKWMLGPEGLGVFYSRPEARERLRLTQYGWHMIADTHNYENKPWSIHPTAQRFECGSPNMLGIHAWSASLSLLLETGMQEVEKKALENAACARELIEQSSRLILLSRHNPALSSAIIVFRHHSADNRTLFRTLTDNNVACAMRGQGLRFSPHFYNDFEEIHHAIELAHNVI; encoded by the coding sequence ATGCAGAGACATCCAGAATTCCCACTAGAACAAGGATTGATTTACCTGAATCATGCCGCCGTCGCCCCTTGGCCCAAGCGGACCGCGCAAGCCGTGACGGCATTCGCCGAACAAAACGTCGTTCACGGTTCCCAATTCTATCCCCGATGGTTACAAAAAGAACGCGAATTACGCCAGCAGTTACAACAGTTACTGAACGCCCCCTCAACCGAGGATATTGCGCTGGTCAAAAACACGTCGGAAGCCCTATCCTTCGTCGCCTATGGCCTGCCCTGGCGAGCCGGCGACAACATCGTCAGCAGTAACGAGGAATTTCCATCCAACCGAATTCCCTGGCAATCGTTGTCCGACCAAGGGGTGGAGTTCAGGGAAGCGGATCTCAATCCCTGTACGGAACCGGAGGATGCCTTGTTCGCCCTGGTCGACCATCACACCCGTCTTATTACGATCAGCTCGATTCAATTTGCCAGCGGTCTGCGCCTCGATCTGAACAAAATCGGCGAATTTTGCAAACAACGCAATATTCTGTTTTGCATCGATGCGATACAAAGCCTCGGCTGCGTTCAATTCGACGTACAGGCCTGCCAGGCCGATTTCGTCATGGCCGATGGCCACAAATGGATGTTGGGCCCAGAGGGTCTCGGCGTTTTTTACAGCCGCCCCGAAGCGCGAGAGCGACTGCGCCTTACCCAATACGGCTGGCATATGATCGCCGATACCCACAATTACGAGAACAAACCCTGGTCCATTCACCCGACGGCGCAACGCTTCGAATGCGGCAGTCCCAATATGCTGGGCATACACGCCTGGTCGGCCAGCCTTTCCTTGTTATTGGAAACCGGCATGCAAGAAGTCGAAAAAAAAGCCCTGGAAAACGCGGCCTGTGCGCGAGAACTGATTGAACAAAGCAGTCGACTTATTTTATTATCTAGACATAACCCTGCATTGAGCTCAGCCATTATCGTTTTCCGCCATCATTCGGCGGATAACCGGACCTTATTTAGAACATTGACCGACAATAATGTTGCCTGCGCGATGAGGGGCCAAGGATTACGTTTCTCCCCCCACTTTTACAATGATTTCGAGGAAATTCACCATGCAATTGAATTGGCGCACAATGTGATTTGA
- a CDS encoding substrate-binding domain-containing protein yields MNSSSKGIILLIIFLLQDLCHAMDFEHAPGKVVPVVNHAITQDAISKQGLSAIFKMRLHRWQDGTPITVFVLSDDNPLHKAFCKEILNVFPHQMRRIWNRLVFSGSGQAPIELNSNEEMISRLISTPGAIGYLRSDQIEQGLKELRIQAGGKD; encoded by the coding sequence ATGAATTCATCTTCAAAAGGCATCATTCTGCTGATTATCTTTCTCTTGCAGGATCTTTGTCATGCTATGGATTTCGAGCATGCGCCCGGAAAGGTAGTACCTGTCGTTAATCACGCCATCACGCAGGATGCCATCAGTAAACAGGGACTTAGCGCCATCTTTAAGATGAGATTGCATCGCTGGCAGGACGGCACCCCTATTACCGTGTTTGTACTAAGTGACGATAATCCCCTCCATAAAGCATTCTGCAAGGAAATATTAAATGTCTTTCCTCACCAGATGCGGCGAATTTGGAATCGCCTGGTGTTTAGTGGTTCCGGCCAAGCGCCGATTGAATTGAATAGCAACGAAGAAATGATCAGTAGATTAATTTCCACTCCTGGCGCGATCGGCTATCTGAGGTCCGATCAAATTGAACAAGGCTTGAAAGAATTGCGCATACAAGCGGGCGGGAAAGATTAA
- a CDS encoding N-acyl amino acid synthase FeeM domain-containing protein encodes MENVLNWQGKYKISLLRDFSRLQEIYALNHDALSEVGDISPRQNGMLVIDPRLDKMAETSILIADEGYEIIGTISFTLDGKEGMHLEKWFEREVEAIRAKGDVRLGTAWRFAIERKHRNNRRLVLEMICAAFAVGRKQHCNKCLVVSTYRHIGFYKKFMEAEIVAQRQASLDGKRLVDIALLMIDVEETWKRIKKVIS; translated from the coding sequence ATGGAAAATGTGTTGAATTGGCAGGGAAAATATAAGATTTCTCTATTAAGGGATTTTTCCCGCTTGCAGGAGATATATGCCTTGAATCACGATGCCCTGAGTGAGGTGGGGGATATCTCACCTAGGCAAAATGGAATGTTAGTGATCGATCCTCGCCTGGATAAGATGGCGGAAACATCCATATTGATTGCCGATGAGGGTTACGAGATTATCGGTACGATCTCTTTCACCCTCGATGGAAAAGAAGGCATGCATTTGGAGAAATGGTTTGAAAGAGAGGTCGAGGCAATTAGAGCAAAAGGCGATGTGAGATTGGGGACCGCTTGGCGTTTTGCTATCGAACGTAAACATCGAAATAACAGACGCTTGGTTTTGGAAATGATTTGCGCCGCTTTTGCCGTAGGGCGGAAACAACACTGCAATAAATGTCTAGTTGTTTCAACCTATCGTCATATCGGGTTCTACAAGAAATTTATGGAGGCCGAAATTGTCGCCCAACGCCAGGCTTCCCTGGACGGGAAACGGCTGGTCGATATCGCGTTGCTAATGATTGATGTCGAGGAAACCTGGAAGAGAATTAAGAAAGTGATTTCGTGA
- a CDS encoding bifunctional diguanylate cyclase/phosphodiesterase, with the protein MKRYVKKKLFFSLTWKALFAVTVSTLLVSGSVFVLGNYTFEQNHKQKRKVRHEQYQQAFASVLKQLQQKETELSWLIPSLIASEQKEARIEEQIKRLLDNNWFKIELESDIRSICLFSPQGQLEGEWGERVDSTIISASWIEAVFRQEKPLSKIVCSGECLQFHALPFLLQGKLSGVFIFVSGIAEIVLQMKAITGADVGILIETKGQSLRQQTALPNWSVHVAALTESPVNLPLLTALRSRHADIITKDSLSFIYKGNTYDIFTIPFGEKSHQARLIIIDNITQELLEKNKAVNLYAVSGLSSIVLSGIILFLMFVRPTHKLKKIINLLPLIADKQYSKVRQFLPSTSQTKFLADEIDILGSVSHNLIDTLSRLDHEVEQRNQHLIERGRELQNERNFVANILNTAQVIIMRLDRFGQILSINKFGENVTGYNDIMLSKHHFFTDLIYDTESHQLITDMIDDLLREKYKTFQHECSLYSLEGMQLFISWFFTMIDNPDTQPEILAVGLDLTERKKAETELAWLADHDPLTRLFNRRRFEMELRRVVKEAQRFNHTGALIFFDIDQFKYINDSSGHQAGDQLLLKVSEKLRAIVRSTDILARFGGDEFVILAPEVAQDQAESLITKIFRFMQEVEIVLEDTLHKVTISAGLLMFPVSDYTEQDLMASVDIAMYKAKAAGRGTWCLASIDDLNREDIKQRVNWKAKIEKALVDDRFVLYFQPILHIKSRTISHYECLLRMIDENGNIVPPAFFIHVAEQTGLISLIDQRVLKLALQAQRDFIKAGHDITLSVNLSGDMISNPDAMIIFSKIFAQFDVPLQKFIFEVTETQAVTNLYAATDLITHLTELGGSFALDDFGVGFSSMNHLKQLPIQFLKIDGEFIKHLPGTREDRLFVNAIHEVAHGMNIKSIAEFVENNEILDTLAKIGIDYAQGYGIGKPTPQPEFLH; encoded by the coding sequence GTGAAACGGTATGTCAAGAAAAAGCTGTTTTTCAGTCTGACATGGAAGGCGTTGTTTGCGGTGACGGTTTCGACGTTACTGGTTTCCGGCAGTGTGTTCGTTCTGGGCAACTACACCTTTGAACAAAATCATAAACAAAAGCGCAAAGTGAGGCATGAACAATACCAGCAGGCTTTTGCCAGCGTTTTAAAGCAATTGCAACAAAAAGAGACGGAATTAAGCTGGTTGATTCCTTCACTGATAGCTTCAGAGCAAAAAGAGGCTCGGATAGAAGAACAAATTAAACGGTTGCTTGATAATAACTGGTTTAAGATCGAACTGGAATCCGATATTCGCTCGATTTGTCTTTTTTCACCCCAGGGGCAATTGGAGGGGGAGTGGGGAGAGCGCGTCGATAGCACTATAATTTCCGCCTCCTGGATAGAGGCGGTTTTTCGACAAGAGAAGCCACTGAGTAAAATCGTTTGTAGCGGTGAGTGCCTTCAGTTTCATGCCTTGCCTTTTCTGCTCCAAGGTAAATTGAGTGGTGTGTTCATTTTTGTTTCCGGCATCGCGGAAATCGTTTTGCAAATGAAGGCGATTACCGGAGCCGATGTCGGCATTCTGATCGAAACAAAAGGACAGTCATTGCGGCAACAGACCGCTTTGCCCAATTGGTCGGTGCATGTCGCCGCCTTGACCGAATCCCCAGTCAATCTTCCCTTGTTGACGGCGCTGCGGAGTCGCCATGCCGATATCATCACGAAGGATAGCCTGTCTTTCATTTATAAAGGCAATACTTATGATATTTTTACCATTCCATTCGGCGAGAAATCTCATCAGGCCAGATTGATCATCATCGACAATATTACCCAGGAGCTGCTGGAGAAAAACAAGGCGGTCAATTTATATGCCGTCAGTGGCCTCTCCAGTATTGTATTATCGGGGATCATTCTCTTCCTAATGTTTGTGAGGCCGACGCATAAATTAAAGAAAATCATTAATTTATTGCCCCTTATTGCCGATAAGCAATACAGTAAGGTTCGCCAATTCCTACCCAGTACCAGTCAAACAAAATTCCTAGCCGACGAAATCGATATCCTTGGCTCAGTGTCCCACAATTTGATCGATACCCTGAGCCGTCTTGACCATGAAGTCGAACAACGCAATCAACATTTAATCGAGCGTGGCAGGGAATTGCAAAACGAGCGAAATTTTGTTGCTAATATTCTGAATACCGCACAAGTCATCATTATGCGGTTAGATCGTTTCGGCCAGATTTTGTCGATCAATAAATTTGGTGAGAATGTGACGGGCTATAACGACATCATGTTGTCTAAGCATCATTTCTTTACCGACCTGATCTACGATACTGAAAGTCATCAATTAATCACTGACATGATCGATGATTTGCTGCGGGAAAAATATAAAACTTTTCAACACGAATGTTCTCTTTATTCGTTGGAAGGTATGCAGCTGTTTATCTCCTGGTTTTTTACTATGATCGATAATCCCGACACGCAACCGGAAATACTGGCCGTGGGTTTGGATTTGACGGAAAGAAAAAAAGCCGAAACCGAATTAGCTTGGCTGGCCGATCATGATCCTTTGACTCGTTTGTTTAATCGTCGTCGTTTCGAAATGGAGTTGCGTCGGGTCGTCAAGGAGGCGCAACGCTTCAATCATACGGGCGCGTTGATATTCTTCGATATTGACCAGTTCAAATATATCAACGACAGTAGCGGACACCAGGCGGGTGACCAATTATTATTGAAGGTTTCCGAAAAGTTGAGGGCCATAGTTCGCTCTACCGACATTCTCGCTCGCTTCGGTGGCGATGAATTTGTTATCCTGGCGCCTGAAGTGGCCCAGGACCAGGCCGAGTCATTAATCACGAAAATCTTCCGCTTCATGCAAGAAGTGGAAATCGTATTGGAAGATACTCTGCATAAAGTCACGATCAGTGCCGGCCTACTGATGTTTCCGGTCAGTGACTATACTGAACAGGATCTGATGGCCAGCGTCGATATCGCCATGTACAAAGCCAAAGCGGCCGGAAGAGGAACATGGTGCCTGGCGTCGATTGACGATTTGAATCGAGAGGATATCAAACAGCGCGTCAATTGGAAGGCCAAAATCGAGAAGGCGTTGGTGGATGACCGTTTCGTTCTCTACTTTCAACCGATTCTACATATCAAGAGCCGAACCATTAGTCATTATGAATGCTTGTTGCGCATGATCGATGAAAACGGCAACATCGTTCCGCCCGCTTTCTTTATTCATGTGGCCGAGCAAACCGGCTTGATCAGCCTGATAGACCAACGGGTCTTGAAATTGGCATTACAAGCCCAACGCGACTTCATCAAGGCAGGACATGATATTACTTTGTCTGTCAATTTGTCGGGCGATATGATTTCCAATCCCGACGCGATGATCATTTTTTCCAAGATATTCGCGCAGTTTGATGTCCCTCTACAGAAATTTATATTCGAGGTCACGGAAACCCAGGCCGTGACCAATTTGTATGCCGCGACGGATTTGATCACTCATCTGACCGAATTGGGGGGAAGTTTCGCCTTGGATGATTTCGGCGTCGGTTTTTCCTCGATGAACCATCTCAAGCAATTACCCATTCAGTTTTTGAAAATTGACGGTGAATTCATCAAGCATTTGCCTGGCACGCGTGAAGACAGGTTGTTTGTCAACGCTATTCACGAAGTGGCCCATGGCATGAATATCAAAAGCATCGCGGAATTTGTCGAGAATAATGAAATATTGGATACCTTGGCGAAAATTGGTATCGATTATGCCCAAGGTTACGGTATAGGCAAGCCGACGCCTCAACCCGAATTTCTTCATTAG